Within Pygocentrus nattereri isolate fPygNat1 chromosome 17, fPygNat1.pri, whole genome shotgun sequence, the genomic segment AGTGAATATTCtagcacaaaacaaaaaaatctcaaatattTTTGGTCTTTTGATGTGCACTTGTATGAGCATGTAAATTTTGCTATGATACGAATATTGGCTGACAATGAATAGTTTGCTCTCTGTATCCATATATTGAATGCAAATGAATTCTTTGTGTATTGCTTTTTTACATAACTATATAgcttattatttgtttgttgcaAAATGGTTGCTCTGAGGTACAGTTGCATCCAAATTACAGTATCAGCATTGCAACTTGAGTAAAGAGTAGATTCTCAGAAATATTTACACGTCACTTCATATCTTCCTGAGAGTTGTCTGAACCCGAGCATCAATAGAAGGAATACAACTAAACtttccaataaataaataaataaataatcattttgtATAAAGGCCTTAACATGACCAGCATTATTGATCTGCTAAAATTTAAGTAGTGCCCTAGAAATGTAGAACTTGAATAcatctttattttactttatattattatattacattatattattccCATATTTTAGTTTGTTCAACATTCTAAAACCTTCTGTTATtcatttccaggtttaaataaaaaaacaaaatctcagATTTTTAATGTGGGCTTAGACATTTGGACCCCATTAACACTTCTAAAGacacaagaacaaaaaaaatatatttaaatttttcacTGACCTCCATGACTGAGTATACCCAGTTCAGCATCTGATCCACGTTAGTGTAAACTCCGGGCCGGCCCTGTCTGGCACAGCCTACACCCCAGCTCACTACCCCAACCAGCATCCACTGCCTACCAAAATATACCAAAGGACCACCACTGTCCCcctgtgtgagtgagagagtgagagacagattAATCAAAGtgtttcatatttaatatttttctgcagcagataaaacagaaaatatatgtATGGGATTGAAAAATGCTGATTTAGAGTCAGAACAATTAGATTGATAATATCAACCTTGCATAccgaaaacaaataaaactgtaTATTCCATTTATCAATTTGCTACAATCAACCCATTATGTATGCAATCATAAAAATGTGTAATGCAGTATGTGTGATGACAAATTGAATTGTATACCTGGCATGCATCCACTTTGCCATTCAGGTAGCCAGCACAAAGCATTCTGGAAGTGATGCTATTACCATAAACTACAGGACTAGCACACTGAGCCTGGCTTATGAGAGGTATATTGGCTTTTTGTAGATCTGACGACAGCTTGcctgcatgagagagagagataacaaagcaaaaaaatgaaaaacttggtAACAGCTACAGGAGAGACATACTGAAAATAAGCAATGCATGGAACAGGGACAAGTTGgcataaacaaaaataacaacagtgAATAGTAAGGAGAAGATAAGTCAAATATAAGCGAAACACAGtaggaaatgtaaatgtaaataacacaataataaatgtaaatgtgatacCATCCTCCTGCAGATTGCCCCAACCAGTCACTACCAGAGGAGCTCCTCCTGTAAGGCCAAGGTTATGAGGTGGCAGACAAACTGGCTTCACTGAGCCTAATGAGAATTAACAGAAAGATCAAAATTAATTCTTAAGTGCAAAACAACGGTCATCATACAAATCCCATTTCAAGAAAAGTTGAGACAGTTTTCAAAATGCAATGAAAACAAGAATCTCATTTGTTAATTCACTTGAACCTTTAACTAAttaaaaaagtatgaaaaaagATTTACCTTGTTTTCACTCAAAAAGATGGGAcgaggcatgtttaccactgtgttacattacctttacttttaattacaCTTAACACTTAAATTTAAGTTTTAATGGCAGCATATGTCTTTCTAAAAGCCCAATATACACCTCTGCTTCAACGGTATGTTCAGCTACATGCAGGTCCCCCACGCAGTGGGCACTGATGCACTCCCATATCATGATAGAGGTTGGCTTTTGTGCCGTTCGTTCTTAAAAGTCTGGATGTCCCCTTAATCCTTTGGCATGGAGAAATCAATGTCCGttttttcaaaaacaagctGAAAGGTGGACTCATCTGCCCACtgcacacatttccactgtcaACTGGACCATCtgagatgagctcgggcccagaaaACTCAGTGGCCTTTCTGCACAGAATTGATGTCTGGATTCTTTCTCCTTTTGAAATTGGAAGTTTCAAATTGCAGCGGCGGACTCTGTTAAGTTCCAATGGTTTTCCAAAGTACTTCTGAGCCTACGTGGCTATATTTAACATAGTGGAATGATGGTTTCTTATGGAATGCCATCTGAGAGCTCGAAGATCATGTACATTCAACAGTGGTGTCCAGCCTTACCCTACACAGACTGAGATATCTCTGGATTTCCTGAATCTTTAGCACCATGTTCAGTAGTTGGTGAAAGACCTAAATTCTTCACAATCTTGCcttgagaaatgttctttttgaaCTTCTGACAACTCTCTCACAAACTTTGGCACAAATTGGTGAGGCACAACCCATCTTTGCTTGTAAAAGACTGGGCCTTTGGTGGATCATCCTTTTAACATTGTGATACCCTTACCTGTTACCAATTCACCTGCTTATTGTGGAATCAAAAAAGTTGAAGCATTAATGTTTTATAAACTATGCTCTCTTGTTCTGCACTTCCCCAACTTTTTCGGAGTGTGTTGcaaacatcaaattaaaaatgtctttgtaattACAAAATATAATCAAGTCAGACAAAACATTACAAGTCGTTTCTTTGTGCTTTAGTCAGTTAAATACAGATTACAgagaatttttcaaaaatcacagatttttgtttttgtgttttacaaaATGCCCCAACTGGAAATGAGTATTGTAAAATCAATGAAACCATTTCACAACCATGATTTATGATGGCTATGAAATGCAGTATATTGTTTTCTGGTGTATAATGTACAATAAGAGAATTATGGAATACATATGCAAAATACCATTGAAGTATTTGTGTCTATTGATGAAactatttttatgtaattttatgtaagatttaacagtaaacagaaaaaaaatcttttatatataattttatggCTTATACAACTTTTTCATTCTGACTACCTTACCTCCAATAGTAAGTGGTTTGCTGAGTTTCATCATGGCAATGTCGTAGTCATTGCGTGGTGCATTGTAGTTCTTATTCACAATAATTTTGTCCACACTGGAACCTCCCAGGCTGCTGAAGTATGTCTTGCCTGCCATCACCCGCCATCTGCTCACCTCACCCATACTGCTCCGGAAAAGTAGACTACGTTAGTACTTTTGAATAACTTTATCAGCCATGCTAAATTACTCAGCAACAAATGAATACTAATAAATATCATGTATTAAAATGGCACCTATGAACACACACGGACCATTGATGGCAATAGGCTACATGCTAAAGGAAAAACGGTTCAGCATTGATCCAAGTATACAGAAGCTTTGGTACCCCTGGCATTCTCCATGCACAACACATTGCACATGGCAGAGGCCAGTGTTCCCATATAGGCATACAAGTGTGCGCAAGGACAAATTTGAAGCAATCACCTGTTGAAGCAGTGGGCTGCTGTGACGACCCAGTTTGGAGATACCAGGCTGCCTCCACATGTGTGCTGCCCATTCTGCTGAAGGCTGACCTGCCATGGCCAGTTCTCAATAAGTGCACTCTGCCCTCCCACTATGCGACTCTCGGGGGCCTCCGGACCACAGTCTACAAACCAGAAAAAAGACAATCCAAGCTTTATCCAAAAACACCCACTGATTTTTAGCAATCAGCTACAACACTGGTAGCACTTTACAACCCcgtttccaaaacagttgggacactgtataaaatgtaaataaaagcagaatgccATAATGGTCCCTAGTGGTATGTTCTCTGTAATATgagtgaaaaaaatacataaaatatatgaaataaagtGCAGCTCTGTACATATTCATTCAACAGTTTCCTTTGAGGTATGCAGAGTATAACCACACAATGTTAAGTTAACGCACAGCAATTGTAAGTGGGGTCttatatatgaatgaatgaatgaatgaatcaatcaaAAACAATACACAAGATTAAAGCAAAAATGCACTGTACTAAAGCAATGAACTACAATATGCAACTCAGTGGATGTCAGAATTCAGGTTTTCCCCTCAGGTAACACTCCAGTCTACCTGAAGATAACCGTGGCTAACTTAGGTTAACTAACTTACCTACAGAAACCGGCAAAGAAAAGGCACAAACATTTCCCTGTCTCAAAACCAAACACACCCCTATAACCACAGTCAcactcagaaaaacagacacgtTATACACAGAATATCAACGAACCACTGAAAAACCCAAAAGCATCGAAACCAGGGTCCTGGCTGCAGTCACGCACACGCAGGGACGGCGCCCAGCCTGCGCAATGCAAACGCCCGGCCCTTCTACACAAACTCACCGCGGTCTAACGTCACTGAGGCGGTTAAAACACTCCGTACAGAACGGGGGCGACAGAGAACAAACCACAGAGGGATCAAAACACACTCCACGCAAGGACGCGGACGTAGGCGCAGACGCTTCAAGCTACGCAGACGGGGTTTCACGCGTAGTTGCGTTCAAAAATGTGTCACGACGCAAGCGCGAGCTGCGTTCTCAGCGTAACAGCAAGGGGCGCTACAACGACAGCCAAGTCTGACCAAACGGTCTTGTGCCGCCAGCGATCTTTCTCAGCTGCCTCAGTCTCACGCGAAGATGgcttaaaaatatgattatcGCATTTCGGATCCAAGAGAagaggtaaagcagctcactcgCCTCTACTGTCCACGTTTAGCCGTTCGGGCTGctggaataacagtagatccctcTCTGATCTGCACTCTATCGCCCCCTTCGGTACTGCATGCTTTAACCTCCAAAGCAACGTAAGAACGCGCGGTGAGCTAAACGTGGGCAAGTAATGTTAGAAGAGAGGGAGCTGCTTTACATCTTCTGTTTGAATGGAAATACAATAATGTATCTTTATGTTTCTGTATCTGTGATATCATCTATGACTGAGACTCCACTGCTCGTCTGCTATGGCAGTTGAGAAAGCATGCTGGCGGTACAAGAGCGCTGGGACAGGCTTGGCTGTCGTTGAGCGCTCCTTACTATAACTACGCGTGAAACCCCGTCTGCGTAGCTCGAAGCGTCTGAATGTGCGTCCGTGCGTGAAGAATGTTTCGGGTCTTACTGAGATCTGTCCGATTACAGTTCAGTCCAGTGCCCGAGTGCCACTTCTTCTAGGTTTTCAAGCATGTCGCTGCGTGTGACGTCAGCGCGGTGGGATAGATGGGAGCAGTAGTTCTTGCGGTAGTTTCTGTTCTGAACTCTGTGTTTGAATCGTTACTGAACTGCATATTAAATGTCTTGTTGCACTGGATAGCTTGCGTTGCTACAATATACTTCCACTTTTGCCTTAACCCTGTGTGGTGTTTTAGCCTCATTCATCCATATTCATCTAGACACACCACTTCACTTCAGGTTAACAGGTAGTTCCTATGTAAGTAGTACATACAaaattatactttattttacagttcAGTTTCCATCATAATGCAGAGAACATATCGAAATCTAGTTGAAGTTGAGATCACCTCTATCCATGTTGCATGTACATATTATCCATATGACATGAAATATTAATTGTTATGAACAGAAAGCAATACTAAGGTTTTATACattaaattacagaaaaaaatatcacaTATTCTGTCCAAAAAAATGACTTGATTTTTAAGTGTCCCCAAGCCTTTGATGGGCAGTAAATGTTAAGTGTTTTTATCTTTAAATTTTACCTGAGCAGGACAGGGTGACTACTGAACCTGAGCTGCACGTCTTCCtacaggagagaaagagcaatGTGGAGTCATATACTGTGTTGCATATGTATGGTACGTGGTGGGCTCATCTCATATTCAAAAGCTTaatgcataaaataataaaggcCACAGCGGTATGGACGAATCTCAAGATTCAAAGCCAACACTACAATGTCATAACAGAGTAAAATTGCACCAATAGTGaaagaatatataaaataatgtaaacggtgtattgttcagacagcaggaaaATTCATTTAATGATTACATAATTACTAACTTGTTTGAGATCTGGGATTGAATTGACTGCATGCTGTATGGTCCCACAGCATAGAAAACCATCTTCAGCTCAGATGACACATCATCCAATTGGACTGTAGTGTAGGAAGGATTGCTAGAGAGAAAGACCAATAC encodes:
- the tmprss4a gene encoding transmembrane protease serine 4a isoform X2 — its product is MTTDTPVAEESQTPLNPKPRVVVRPGRHRKPMSATTPQRNTRATWKKVITVLCVVVILAFLAVAAYFIQQLIQSKYFFCSKSVKFIPLQQACDGKQDCTDGEDESTCVTHFMDNSSFPIRLFSNLSVLQIYSASENKWGSVCAEGWTQQHTQAACQQLGYTVNPSYTTVQLDDVSSELKMVFYAVGPYSMQSIQSQISNKKTCSSGSVVTLSCSDCGPEAPESRIVGGQSALIENWPWQVSLQQNGQHTCGGSLVSPNWVVTAAHCFNSMGEVSRWRVMAGKTYFSSLGGSSVDKIIVNKNYNAPRNDYDIAMMKLSKPLTIGGSVKPVCLPPHNLGLTGGAPLVVTGWGNLQEDGKLSSDLQKANIPLISQAQCASPVVYGNSITSRMLCAGYLNGKVDACQGDSGGPLVYFGRQWMLVGVVSWGVGCARQGRPGVYTNVDQMLNWVYSVMETS
- the tmprss4a gene encoding transmembrane protease serine 4a isoform X1, whose translation is MTTDTPVAEESQTPLNPKPRVVVRPGRHRKPMSATTPQRNTRATWKKVITVLCVVVILAFLAVAAYFIQQLIQSKYFFCSKSVKFIPLQQACDGKQDCTDGEDESTCVTHFMDNSSFPIRLFSNLSVLQIYSASENKWGSVCAEGWTQQHTQAACQQLGYTVNPSYTTVQLDDVSSELKMVFYAVGPYSMQSIQSQISNKKTCSSGSVVTLSCSDCGPEAPESRIVGGQSALIENWPWQVSLQQNGQHTCGGSLVSPNWVVTAAHCFNSMGEVSRWRVMAGKTYFSSLGGSSVDKIIVNKNYNAPRNDYDIAMMKLSKPLTIGGSVKPVCLPPHNLGLTGGAPLVVTGWGNLQEDGKLSSDLQKANIPLISQAQCASPVVYGNSITSRMLCAGYLNGKVDACQGDSGGPLVYFGRQWMLVGVVSWGVGCARQGRPGVYTNVDQMLNWVYSVMEQTS